GCGGCGGTGGCAGGCATGGCAGTCCGGATCGGGTGATCGGGACGAGATACTGTATGTCCATCCAGCTACCGACGCAATCACGACTGCAGGTTGCGAAGGCAGGCTTCGTGACCGGAGACCTGCCGTTCAGAGAAGTACTTTCCGTTGTTGATGGCCGCTGGCGGAGTCCGGCCGGCCAACTCGGCAAGAGTTGAGCGCCAACGCGATGCCCGCTACCGACACGCCTGGCGCGCTGCATTGCCGGACCACACCGCGCTTATACTCCGCCGTGTAGGTCCGTCGTCCGGTCTTGTTGACCCGAAACCCGATCGTCGGACCAACTCTCGGCGCGGCCTTCTTGGTGTCCATTATCTTCATGGTGGACACCATCTTCGCCCCAACTCAGTACCGGCTCAAGACGGTA
Above is a window of Planctomycetia bacterium DNA encoding:
- a CDS encoding transposase, giving the protein MKIMDTKKAAPRVGPTIGFRVNKTGRRTYTAEYKRGVVRQCSAPGVSVAGIALALNSCRVGRPDSASGHQQRKVLL